In Candidatus Omnitrophota bacterium, the genomic stretch TCTGGTCGACCGACCTCAACGAACTCGATATCAGCGCGGCAAAAGGCGTATCATTCTGGATAAAGTGCACGGAAGGTTCCGAAAAGTTCTGGCTGGCGCTGGAAGATAAGGCCGGCAATAGGAATGAGGTCAACCTCGCAGGGTCTATCAAGCCCGTGACCGACTGGCAGGAGATAAAAGTGCCGGTAGGGAAGTTCCCGTCCATCGACACGAACAAGATGGGAAAGTTCAGCCTGGACTTCAAGGGCGAACCCAGCGTGATAAGCGGGAAGATCTACCTGGACGATATATCTTTCTACGGCGATCCGGAACTCTTCTTCCTTGGGTTGAAGGATAATACGGCCTATTATCCCGAAAAGGTCCTCGCGAACGAGCGCAAGAGGGACCTGCTTACGAGCTCGGACAACCAGATGCTTATGGGTATAGCGCAGGATACGTGGGGATTTTTCAAGAACGTCGTCGATAAGAGAAGTCACCTTCCGCTCGACTGGATAGGGATGGCGCCGGAGAGGGCGATGGGCGATTACACCTCCCCAACGAATACAGGCCTCTATTTCATAAATATAGTGGCGGCCTTCGACCTTAAGTTCATAACGAGGGAAGAGGCGGTTAAAAGGATATCGGATACGCTCGACGTGATGGAGAAGATGCCGCGGTGGCGCGGGTTATGGGACAATTACCACTCTACGACGAACCTGCAGGTAACGCGCCGCTATATCTCATCGGTCGATAACGGCTGGTTTGCCGGAGGCCTCATCATAGCAAGGCAGGCGTTCGACAAAGAGCTCGGAAAGCGCTGCTCGAAACTCCTGGATGAGATGGATTTCTCGGCCCTTTATAATAAAGAGCTTGGCCAGCTCAACCTCGGCTATGACGGGGATACAGAAAAATATTCGCCTTATAATTACGGCCAACTGAACGGCGAGGCAAGGTTCACGAGCCTGGTCGCCATAGGGAAAGGGAACGTCCCGCAGGAGCACTGGTATAAGATGGCAAGGACTTTCCCTCCGGAGATAGACTGGCAGTCGCAGAAACCCGAGGGTAAATGGGTCAAGAAATCAGGTGTCAAATATTTCCAGGGTTATTACACCCATAACGGAGAAAAGATCGTCCCGAGCTGGGGCGGGAGTCTTTTCGAATTCCTGATGCCTTCGCTTATGGTAAAAGAGAAAGAGCTGGCGCCTAACGGGTTTGGACTGAACGACTTGAAAGGCGTAAACGCCCATATCGCCATGGCTAAGATGAAGGGATATAATGCCTGGGGGTTCTCGCCGTGCTCGACGCCTGACGGCAGTTACGGCGGCTATACCGAATTCGGCGTCGCCGGGATAGGCTTCAAGGGATATAAAGACGAAGGCGTGGTAACGCCCCACGTGGTATTCCTGTCCCTTACTTTCGCGCCGGAAGAGGCCATCTCGGATATCAGGAGGCTTCTCTATTATTACAATATATACGGCGAGTTCGGGATGTATGACGCCGTAAACGTGAAGAACGGCAGGGTCTCGTATAAATATCTAGCGCTCGACCAGGGCATGATACTCCCTTCAATAGATAATTACCTAAATAACGGCGCAATAAGGGAACGTTTCCACAAGGATCCGGTAGCCAGAAAGACCGAAAAACTCTTAAACGAGAATTTTTTCGAATAGAAAGAGGACCGAGCCATGAGGACCACCAAGGCGAACGGCATATTGTCGACGGACAGGCTCCTGTCGGACAAACAGAGGAAGAACCTCTCCATACTCGAGCTTGTCGTCAAGCATGGCCCCATATCGAGAACCGAGATCTCGCGCCAGACCGGCCTCAATATCGTCACGATCTCCAATTACATAAATGA encodes the following:
- a CDS encoding glucoamylase family protein yields the protein MARRLPAFFVLSFAFLFPLLCNAQEDVVVRIPPHSDIKVAADFDSGKDPNSIGGFPSVSFKKPSFLQSAYSKKEKHGEKGYSLEIEYYVPKGEDAIWSTDLNELDISAAKGVSFWIKCTEGSEKFWLALEDKAGNRNEVNLAGSIKPVTDWQEIKVPVGKFPSIDTNKMGKFSLDFKGEPSVISGKIYLDDISFYGDPELFFLGLKDNTAYYPEKVLANERKRDLLTSSDNQMLMGIAQDTWGFFKNVVDKRSHLPLDWIGMAPERAMGDYTSPTNTGLYFINIVAAFDLKFITREEAVKRISDTLDVMEKMPRWRGLWDNYHSTTNLQVTRRYISSVDNGWFAGGLIIARQAFDKELGKRCSKLLDEMDFSALYNKELGQLNLGYDGDTEKYSPYNYGQLNGEARFTSLVAIGKGNVPQEHWYKMARTFPPEIDWQSQKPEGKWVKKSGVKYFQGYYTHNGEKIVPSWGGSLFEFLMPSLMVKEKELAPNGFGLNDLKGVNAHIAMAKMKGYNAWGFSPCSTPDGSYGGYTEFGVAGIGFKGYKDEGVVTPHVVFLSLTFAPEEAISDIRRLLYYYNIYGEFGMYDAVNVKNGRVSYKYLALDQGMILPSIDNYLNNGAIRERFHKDPVARKTEKLLNENFFE